The proteins below are encoded in one region of bacterium:
- a CDS encoding aminoacyl--tRNA ligase-related protein: MRFSELFTKTRREAPKDEQAKNAVLLSRAGFIYKEMAGAYTLLPLGLRVIRKIEGIIREEMERAGGNEVLLTTLQSPAVWERTGRWSDEIVDNWFRTVLKDGSPLGLAHTHEEPLTALLTHYISSYRDLPRLIFQFQTKFRNELRAKSGILRGREFVMKDCYSFARTEAEHAVLYQRMKDAYTRIFERAGIGEHTYFTRASGGSFSRASEEFQTLTDAGEDTIYIEPDTHTAINAEVLDETLLAELNVPRERLVEKKAIEVGNIFPLGTKFSELLGLVFTDESGEKRPVVMGCYGIGVGRLMGTVAEVLSDNRGLVWPRSIAPFDAHLVRIRNSKLEISSESHIHKAQITNDVVAEADGLYAALQAHGVSVLYDDRQDVSVGEQFADADLIGLPYRIVASEKTMAAGKYEMRERRSGAVDLIGGDELIRRLAGHRD; encoded by the coding sequence ATGCGATTCTCGGAACTTTTTACGAAGACGCGGCGCGAGGCACCGAAGGACGAGCAGGCAAAGAACGCGGTGCTTCTCTCGCGCGCGGGTTTTATCTACAAAGAGATGGCGGGTGCCTATACACTCCTGCCGCTCGGTCTTCGGGTGATCCGGAAGATCGAGGGGATCATTCGCGAGGAAATGGAGCGCGCGGGGGGCAACGAGGTGCTCTTGACCACGCTTCAGAGCCCCGCGGTCTGGGAGCGCACGGGTCGCTGGAGTGACGAGATAGTTGACAACTGGTTCAGGACCGTGCTCAAAGACGGCTCGCCTCTCGGGCTCGCGCACACGCACGAGGAGCCGCTTACTGCTCTTCTTACGCACTATATCTCTTCCTACCGTGATCTTCCTCGCCTGATTTTTCAATTTCAGACTAAGTTTCGCAATGAGCTGCGTGCGAAAAGCGGCATCCTCCGTGGCCGGGAGTTTGTAATGAAGGATTGCTATTCGTTTGCGAGGACTGAGGCAGAGCACGCGGTTCTCTACCAACGCATGAAGGATGCGTACACGCGCATTTTCGAGCGCGCGGGGATTGGCGAGCATACTTACTTTACGAGAGCGTCCGGCGGGAGCTTTTCGCGTGCGTCCGAGGAATTTCAAACTCTGACGGATGCCGGTGAGGATACAATTTATATCGAGCCCGACACGCACACGGCGATCAACGCCGAGGTACTCGACGAGACTCTCCTCGCGGAGCTCAATGTCCCACGCGAGCGGCTTGTTGAGAAAAAGGCGATCGAAGTCGGCAATATCTTTCCGCTCGGCACGAAGTTCTCGGAGCTCTTGGGGCTCGTTTTTACGGACGAGAGTGGCGAGAAGCGACCTGTGGTGATGGGATGCTACGGCATTGGGGTTGGGCGGCTCATGGGCACGGTCGCCGAGGTACTCTCGGATAATCGTGGGCTCGTCTGGCCCCGGAGTATCGCGCCGTTTGACGCACACCTTGTTAGAATTCGGAATTCTAAATTAGAAATTTCAAGCGAGTCACACATCCATAAAGCCCAAATCACAAACGATGTGGTGGCTGAGGCAGACGGACTGTATGCTGCGCTACAAGCGCATGGAGTGAGCGTACTCTATGACGATCGCCAAGATGTGAGCGTTGGTGAGCAGTTTGCCGATGCCGACCTTATCGGTCTACCGTATCGGATCGTGGCGAGCGAGAAAACGATGGCAGCAGGGAAGTATGAGATGCGGGAGAGGAGGAGCGGGGCAGTTGATCTTATTGGAGGGGATGAGTTGATAAGGCGATTGGCAGGCCATCGAGATTGA
- a CDS encoding redoxin domain-containing protein, translated as MVTVGSSVPDFELAAYHKDKIVTLKRAQYRGKWLILFFYPADFTFICPTELEELAEHYAAFKKEGAEIVSVSADTVYVHKAWHDQSAAIGKITFPMAADPKGVLARTFGTYIEEGEDAGLSLRGTFIIDPDGVLRAMEINDNSIGRSAKELLRKLQAAKFVREHGGQVCPASWEPGEKTLRPGLGLVGKI; from the coding sequence GTGGTGACCGTCGGCTCGTCCGTGCCTGACTTCGAGCTCGCCGCCTATCACAAAGATAAGATTGTTACCCTCAAGCGCGCTCAGTATCGCGGCAAGTGGCTTATTCTCTTTTTCTACCCAGCGGATTTTACGTTCATCTGTCCGACCGAGCTTGAGGAGCTTGCCGAGCACTACGCGGCATTCAAGAAGGAGGGTGCGGAGATTGTGTCCGTGAGCGCGGACACGGTCTACGTACACAAGGCGTGGCACGATCAATCGGCGGCGATAGGGAAGATCACGTTCCCCATGGCTGCCGATCCGAAGGGGGTACTTGCGCGCACCTTCGGCACATATATCGAAGAAGGGGAGGACGCCGGGCTCTCGCTCCGCGGCACGTTTATCATAGACCCCGACGGCGTGCTCCGCGCGATGGAAATTAACGACAATTCAATCGGCAGGAGCGCGAAAGAGCTTTTGCGTAAACTTCAGGCGGCGAAGTTCGTCCGCGAACACGGTGGGCAAGTCTGTCCCGCAAGCTGGGAACCAGGGGAGAAGACGCTGAGGCCGGGGCTCGGGTTGGTGGGAAAGATTTGA
- a CDS encoding HAD-IIB family hydrolase has translation MSHEAYFFDLDDTLTRSKTEIAPEMFYELLALARSVPVIVVSGATRQQIEKQIPHVSVLPRGMILAQNGNDATESGGAAFWHAALRDTEKQEILTHVRSAAERMGTPVNPATLEDRGCQISLSFVGHNAPREEKVRFDPDRSRRRELLAALPFRSMMCTVSIGGTTCLDYTRRGAQKGDNVRRLMEREGWRSALYVGDALVPGGNDESVIGVCDTRQVSGPRETASVIRELLGRSERTVAVSGYFNPVHRGHVALLEAARELGDRLVVILNNDLQVQVKGSVPFMSESERAAIISSLRAVDEVVISVDEDRTVRETLSRVRPHIFANGGDRASAADIPEARVCERLGIEMVFDVGGDKVQSSSWLIGTAAKHMRNTVIQDT, from the coding sequence ATGTCCCACGAAGCTTATTTTTTCGATCTCGACGACACGCTGACGCGGAGCAAGACGGAGATCGCGCCGGAAATGTTCTACGAGCTCCTCGCGCTTGCTCGGAGCGTGCCGGTGATCGTCGTCTCTGGCGCGACGCGGCAGCAGATCGAGAAGCAGATACCGCATGTCAGCGTTTTGCCGCGCGGTATGATTCTTGCGCAGAACGGTAATGACGCGACGGAGAGCGGCGGTGCCGCATTCTGGCACGCTGCGCTTAGAGACACCGAGAAGCAGGAGATACTCACGCATGTTCGCTCGGCTGCCGAGCGCATGGGGACCCCGGTCAATCCCGCGACGCTCGAGGATCGTGGCTGCCAAATTTCCCTGAGTTTCGTCGGTCACAATGCGCCGCGCGAGGAGAAGGTGCGATTTGACCCGGATCGCTCGCGGCGGCGCGAGCTCCTCGCGGCTTTGCCATTTCGCTCAATGATGTGTACCGTTTCGATCGGTGGGACGACTTGCCTTGATTATACGCGCCGTGGCGCCCAGAAAGGCGACAACGTCCGCCGGCTCATGGAACGAGAGGGCTGGCGGAGCGCACTCTATGTGGGCGACGCGCTCGTGCCGGGCGGGAACGACGAGTCCGTAATCGGCGTCTGCGATACGCGGCAGGTGAGCGGGCCGCGCGAGACGGCCTCGGTGATCCGCGAGCTTTTGGGCCGTTCCGAGCGCACGGTCGCGGTTTCTGGCTATTTTAATCCCGTGCACCGCGGGCATGTCGCGCTTCTTGAAGCTGCACGAGAGCTCGGCGACCGGCTCGTTGTCATCCTCAACAACGATCTGCAGGTGCAGGTGAAGGGGAGCGTGCCCTTTATGAGTGAGAGCGAACGCGCGGCGATCATCTCTTCGCTTCGCGCAGTGGATGAGGTGGTCATTTCTGTAGATGAGGATCGCACCGTCCGCGAAACACTTTCGCGCGTTCGTCCGCACATTTTTGCAAACGGCGGCGACCGCGCGAGTGCCGCAGATATTCCAGAAGCCCGGGTCTGCGAGCGGCTCGGCATCGAAATGGTATTTGATGTAGGAGGCGACAAGGTACAGAGTTCGTCGTGGCTTATTGGCACTGCTGCGAAACATATGCGTAACACCGTCATCCAAGATACATAA
- the neuC gene encoding UDP-N-acetylglucosamine 2-epimerase, which produces MRKICFVITSFIHYARNLLILEELSRRADVELHVVVGGTALLTKYTPRYAQVRAMLEQDGIEHIHELYFALEGDNRVVKAKTAGLGIVEFATMFNDLKPDLVVVRGDRFEVLSAATAAAYMNIPLAHIEGGDITGTLDESVRHAITKLAHLHIATNEAARERLLRMGEDPRSVFNFGSPDVEVARTFARAESGASELSTTGSGALFDPGEDFVMVMYHPVWSEALEGGTLARRTEELLGVVHTLGIPTLWFWPNADVGSEEISHALRVFHDQTEGHRIRFMRYLPPRSFISLLARSRLLVGNSSAGIKECSYLGIPVVNIGSRQRGRMRAENVCDVTEESDAIRSAIEEQLAAGRYAPSELYHADGTAQNIAATLASAPLCTEKRFFE; this is translated from the coding sequence ATGCGTAAAATCTGTTTCGTCATCACCTCCTTCATCCACTACGCCCGCAATCTCCTCATCCTCGAGGAGCTCTCTCGTCGCGCGGACGTCGAGCTCCACGTCGTCGTCGGCGGCACGGCGCTCCTCACAAAGTACACGCCGCGCTACGCGCAGGTCAGAGCGATGCTTGAGCAGGACGGAATTGAACATATCCACGAGCTTTATTTTGCGCTCGAGGGCGACAACAGGGTGGTGAAAGCGAAGACCGCAGGCCTCGGTATCGTCGAGTTCGCAACGATGTTCAATGATTTGAAACCCGATCTGGTCGTCGTGCGGGGGGATCGCTTCGAGGTGCTCTCGGCCGCGACCGCCGCGGCGTACATGAATATCCCGCTCGCACACATCGAGGGCGGGGACATTACCGGCACGCTCGATGAGAGCGTGCGGCATGCGATTACGAAACTCGCGCACCTTCACATCGCGACGAATGAGGCGGCGCGGGAGCGACTTCTCAGGATGGGTGAGGACCCGCGCTCTGTGTTCAACTTTGGTAGTCCCGATGTCGAGGTGGCTCGGACATTCGCTCGTGCGGAGAGTGGCGCGAGTGAGCTCTCGACGACGGGGAGCGGTGCCCTATTTGACCCGGGGGAGGATTTTGTGATGGTGATGTACCACCCGGTCTGGAGCGAGGCGCTCGAGGGCGGCACGCTCGCGCGCCGCACCGAGGAGTTGCTCGGCGTGGTGCATACGCTCGGCATCCCGACGCTCTGGTTTTGGCCAAACGCCGATGTCGGGAGCGAGGAAATTTCGCACGCCCTCCGCGTCTTTCACGACCAGACGGAGGGGCATCGTATTCGTTTTATGCGATATCTCCCGCCGCGCTCCTTCATCTCGCTCCTGGCGCGCTCACGACTTCTTGTCGGCAATTCGTCGGCTGGCATTAAAGAGTGCTCATACCTCGGCATTCCTGTGGTGAACATTGGCTCGAGGCAGCGTGGCAGGATGCGCGCGGAGAATGTGTGTGATGTCACCGAGGAGTCGGACGCGATCCGCTCTGCGATCGAGGAGCAGCTTGCGGCAGGCCGCTACGCGCCCTCCGAGCTCTACCACGCTGATGGAACGGCCCAGAACATCGCTGCCACGCTCGCGAGCGCTCCGCTCTGCACGGAGAAGCGATTTTTTGAGTGA